CTTTAATTCATTTCGCGAAGTTGGAAACGGGCAAATTGTTCGATATAGGGGTATTGGGACGTTGAAGTCAACAACTCTAACCTTAGATATGTTATTGAAATATGACGACCAAGATTTTGGCATTGATATGATCATCCCCCTAACAAAAAAGTGACATTGTACAGTCCCGAGTGTATAGGTATCAGAAAACGGTGGTATAAGTGTACTCTAGCACCTTTCCATTTTTCTTCCCTTTTGGTTCCTAAAATGCCCGATTTTGCTAAATTGAAATTTCATTATAGTGGTACACCAAAACAAATTACCGTATACTGCGAAGCGGCACGTTAAACTGTACTATTTGGAATGGTAATTGGATACATCAGGGTCTCGAAGACCAAGCAGAACCAGGATCTGCAATTTGATGCGCTTAAGAAGGCAGGTTGTAAGAAAACATATCATGAAAAGATATCCGGAGCTTCATTGCAAAGACCGGAATATATAAGGATGATTTCGGAGCTTCTAAAAGGGGATGTCATCGTTGTCTGGAGATTCATCAATGCTTAAAAAA
The nucleotide sequence above comes from Dyadobacter subterraneus. Encoded proteins:
- a CDS encoding recombinase family protein yields the protein MVIGYIRVSKTKQNQDLQFDALKKAGCKKTYHEKISGASLQRPEYIRMISELLKGDVIVVWRFINA